Proteins encoded by one window of Cucurbita pepo subsp. pepo cultivar mu-cu-16 chromosome LG14, ASM280686v2, whole genome shotgun sequence:
- the LOC111810247 gene encoding probable UDP-arabinopyranose mutase 5, whose product MSQLNIMDSEVDIVVGALHSDLTSFMNEWKPIFSQYHLIIVKDPELKEDLIIPDGFDLDVYSQQDIDRIVGASNSIKFSGYSCRYFGYLMSRKKYIISIDDDCVPAKDDKGLLVEFVAQHISNLSTPATPFFFNTLYDPFRKGADFVRGYPFSLRSGVACSLSCGLWLNLADYDAPTQALKPSLRNTRYVDAVLTIPAGAMLPVSGINIAFDREVVGPALCPALRLAGEGKFRWETMEDIWCGLCVKVTCDHLKLGVKSGLPYVWRNERGSAVESLKKEWEGVKLMEEVVPFFQTLRLPEAAVTAEACFLEIAKAVKEKLGRSNQMFARAADAMVEWVEIWKNAGSGPLPVDN is encoded by the coding sequence ATGTCCCAGCTTAATATTATGGATAGCGAGGTCGACATTGTGGTCGGAGCGCTCCACTCTGATCTGACTTCATTTATGAATGAATGGAAGCCTATTTTCTCCCAATACCACTTGATTATTGTCAAGGATCCTGAACTCAAAGAGGACCTCATAATTCCAGATGGCTTTGACCTGGATGTCTATTCTCAACAAGATATAGATAGAATTGTTGGTGCTtctaattcaattaaattctCTGGTTACTCTTGCCGATACTTTGGTTACCTAATGTCCAGAAAAAAGTATATCATCTCAATTGATGATGACTGTGTTCCAGCCAAAGATGATAAGGGCTTGTTAGTAGAATTTGTAGCGCAGCACATATCGAACCTTTCGACTCCAGCCactcctttcttcttcaacacaCTGTATGATCCATTTAGGAAAGGAGCGGATTTCGTCCGTGGTTACCCATTTAGTTTAAGGAGTGGGGTTGCTTGTAGTCTGTCATGTGGACTGTGGTTGAATCTAGCAGATTATGATGCACCAACACAAGCCCTCAAGCCAAGTCTGAGGAACACACGCTATGTCGATGCAGTCCTCACTATTCCAGCAGGAGCCATGTTGCCTGTGAGTGGAATCAACATTGCGTTCGATCGAGAGGTGGTTGGTCCTGCTTTATGTCCAGCTTTGAGATTGGCCGGGGAAGGAAAGTTTCGGTGGGAAACCATGGAAGATATATGGTGCGGATTATGCGTTAAGGTAACATGTGATCACCTGAAGCTTGGTGTGAAAAGTGGGCTGCCATATGTTTGGAGAAATGAAAGAGGAAGTGCAGTAGAGAGCCTGAAGAAAGAGTGGGAAGGGGTGAAGCTAATGGAAGAAGTTGTTCCCTTCTTTCAAACTCTTAGGTTACCAGAAGCAGCAGTTACAGCTGAAGCCTGTTTCCTCGAGATAGCGAAGGCAGTGAAGGAGAAGCTCGGTCGCTCGAACCAAATGTTTGCTCGTGCTGCTGATGCCATGGTCGAATGGGTCGAGATTTGGAAGAACGCTGGATCGGGTCCTTTGCCTGTGGACAATTAG